The Mammaliicoccus sciuri genome window below encodes:
- a CDS encoding Na-translocating system protein MpsC family protein: MEMTKGACESKISKAITQWEKEYLGRGSLSVKTDILRDMIIVDLQGVLTPAEYSVCETQEGLLSIKRTRSKLVESDMDHLYQMIFDITQQDVKSFHTDLSSRTGERMMIFKMHHNIEELFNK, from the coding sequence ATGGAAATGACTAAAGGAGCATGTGAATCAAAAATTAGTAAAGCCATTACACAATGGGAAAAAGAATATCTAGGTAGAGGCTCTCTATCTGTTAAGACAGATATTTTAAGAGATATGATTATTGTTGATTTACAAGGTGTCCTTACACCTGCAGAATATAGCGTATGTGAAACACAAGAAGGTTTACTGAGTATAAAACGTACGCGTTCAAAATTAGTAGAATCAGATATGGATCATTTATACCAAATGATATTTGATATTACCCAACAAGACGTCAAAAGTTTCCATACAGATTTAAGTTCACGAACAGGTGAACGTATGATGATTTTTAAAATGCATCATAATATAGAAGAACTTTTTAATAAATAA
- a CDS encoding IS3 family transposase: MVKVIKELNETYNIRLSILFKVAQIAKSVYYYWINKFSKADKDETLIQVIKEICEESNHTYGYRRVTQALRNRGLIVNHKKVLRIMKEHNLTCTKFTHRGRKYRSFKGKVGKVAQNILNRRFKTSLPFQKVVTDITEFKLMNGQKLYLSPFMDLYSSEIISFKISSRPTLDIVINPLKEMIKRRPNLDHRLTIHSDQGWHYQHSQYTRLLKDHKIFQSMSRKGNCLDNSVMENFFRLLKQEMYYGQEFKDFQDLEQAIHRYIDFYNNERIKSKLKGLSPKNYRRQTFEIIY, translated from the coding sequence ATAGTAAAGGTCATTAAGGAACTAAATGAAACATATAATATACGATTAAGTATCTTATTTAAAGTCGCTCAAATAGCTAAATCTGTATACTATTATTGGATAAATAAATTTAGTAAAGCTGATAAAGATGAAACATTGATTCAAGTAATAAAAGAAATATGTGAAGAATCAAACCATACCTATGGTTATCGTCGTGTTACACAAGCACTAAGAAATAGAGGTCTTATCGTAAATCATAAAAAAGTACTAAGAATTATGAAAGAACATAATCTAACTTGTACAAAGTTCACACATAGAGGTCGTAAGTATCGTTCCTTTAAAGGTAAAGTTGGTAAAGTAGCTCAAAATATATTAAATCGTAGATTTAAAACAAGTCTCCCATTTCAAAAAGTCGTAACAGATATTACAGAGTTCAAATTAATGAATGGTCAGAAATTATATTTATCACCTTTTATGGACTTATATAGTTCAGAGATTATCAGCTTTAAAATCTCAAGTCGTCCTACATTAGATATAGTCATCAATCCATTAAAAGAAATGATAAAGCGTCGTCCAAACCTAGATCATCGTTTAACGATTCATTCAGATCAAGGCTGGCATTATCAACATTCACAATACACTAGATTATTAAAAGACCATAAAATATTTCAGAGTATGTCTAGAAAAGGTAATTGTCTAGATAATTCAGTTATGGAAAACTTTTTTCGGTTACTTAAACAAGAAATGTATTATGGCCAAGAATTTAAAGATTTTCAGGACCTTGAACAAGCTATTCATCGATATATCGATTTTTATAATAACGAAAGAATCAAATCAAAATTAAAAGGCTTATCTCCCAAAAATTACAGGAGACAAACCTTTGAAATAATATACTAA
- a CDS encoding proton-conducting transporter membrane subunit: MPSRMNDSVSYIWVLVGRLLSIMIGIIFWLMDPTSSYQIISALILAWSLSVSWTQLVAYGEGKLGRIIGLLALLIVGLSYFGVHHLFHDLLHQYATNVNHTPIFAVIIMIVLLLIGSALNLWVARNHSSKIVTIIYLWIVHLGESKVQNIETHPRYLKNHTFKGGYQHDANNRINK; encoded by the coding sequence ATGCCTTCAAGAATGAATGATAGTGTGTCGTATATATGGGTTCTAGTTGGCCGATTATTATCCATTATGATTGGTATTATCTTTTGGCTTATGGATCCGACAAGTAGTTACCAAATCATTAGCGCGCTTATTTTAGCTTGGTCATTATCTGTTTCATGGACACAACTGGTCGCGTATGGTGAGGGCAAGTTAGGTAGAATCATTGGATTACTAGCACTGTTAATTGTTGGTTTATCTTACTTTGGTGTACATCATTTATTCCATGATTTGTTACATCAATACGCAACAAATGTGAATCATACACCTATATTTGCAGTCATTATTATGATTGTATTGCTGTTAATAGGAAGTGCACTGAACTTGTGGGTTGCAAGAAATCATTCATCTAAAATCGTCACGATTATATATTTATGGATTGTACATTTAGGTGAATCGAAAGTGCAAAATATTGAAACACATCCACGCTATTTGAAAAATCATACGTTTAAAGGAGGTTATCAGCATGACGCAAACAATCGAATCAATAAATGA
- a CDS encoding carbonic anhydrase: MNDEKNILILSDLNTHLERQLVESLNFNPNHVMSIQSFQAEIAHAYGDVMRSIIIAIYEYDIEHVYIIRKSNDKQVIALSENVKRHTEKIKTLDYLFENCKPEFSSDNIHEWLNGESDIHQSIKQSIHQVSNHPLIPSGITINGMTINQNNIETIAEHLT, from the coding sequence ATGAATGATGAAAAAAATATACTCATACTATCTGATTTAAATACACATCTAGAAAGACAACTTGTTGAATCTTTAAATTTCAACCCAAATCATGTGATGTCGATACAAAGCTTTCAGGCAGAAATTGCGCATGCATATGGTGATGTGATGCGGTCTATTATTATCGCGATTTACGAATATGATATAGAGCATGTATATATCATTAGAAAGTCAAACGATAAACAAGTTATCGCATTATCTGAAAATGTCAAAAGGCATACAGAAAAAATAAAAACACTCGATTACTTATTTGAAAATTGTAAGCCTGAGTTTAGTAGTGACAATATTCATGAGTGGTTAAATGGTGAAAGTGATATTCATCAAAGTATTAAACAAAGCATTCATCAAGTTTCTAATCATCCACTTATTCCATCAGGTATTACAATAAACGGTATGACCATCAATCAAAACAATATTGAAACAATTGCTGAACATTTAACATAA
- a CDS encoding thiolase family protein, translating into MQEAYIVAYGRFAAGKAKPGGALFHERPDEVAAQVLKGVLNRVGGTFDGSMVQDVIVGNSFPEGLQGQNIARSIALLAGLPNEVPGQTVNRYCSSGLQTIAIAANEIMSEQADVLVAGGVELMSAVPMGGNEPTNNPELQEADTGVSYPMGLTAEMVAEEYKVSREEQDAYAVESHKRASEAQKSGKFEDEIIPIEVHKVKYDENGPNVTKEIFKQDELIRPETDLETLSKLRTVFKADGTVTAGTSAPLTDGAGFVVLMSGDKVKELGVKPIAKFVGFKAVGVDPKLMGIGPAYAIPEVLELTNLSVDDIDLVELNEAFASQTVASINEAGLDINKTNVNGGAIALGHPLGATGAMLTGKLLSEMSKRPDSKYGMVTMCIGVGMGAAGIFEYVR; encoded by the coding sequence ATGCAAGAGGCATATATAGTAGCATACGGACGTTTTGCAGCAGGTAAAGCTAAACCAGGTGGTGCATTATTTCATGAAAGACCTGATGAAGTTGCAGCTCAAGTATTAAAAGGTGTACTCAATCGTGTAGGTGGTACATTTGATGGTAGTATGGTTCAAGATGTTATCGTGGGGAACTCTTTTCCAGAAGGATTACAAGGTCAAAATATCGCACGTTCAATAGCATTACTTGCTGGATTACCAAATGAAGTTCCTGGACAAACGGTTAATCGTTATTGTTCTTCAGGCTTGCAAACTATTGCGATAGCAGCAAATGAAATTATGTCTGAACAGGCAGATGTGCTTGTAGCAGGCGGCGTTGAATTAATGAGTGCCGTACCAATGGGCGGTAATGAGCCAACAAATAATCCAGAGTTACAAGAAGCGGATACAGGTGTTTCTTATCCTATGGGACTAACGGCAGAAATGGTTGCTGAAGAATATAAAGTTTCAAGAGAAGAACAAGATGCTTATGCAGTAGAAAGTCATAAAAGAGCATCAGAAGCACAAAAATCAGGTAAGTTTGAAGATGAAATTATACCAATTGAAGTGCATAAAGTTAAATACGATGAGAACGGTCCAAATGTAACGAAAGAAATATTTAAACAAGATGAACTCATTCGTCCAGAAACAGATTTAGAAACATTATCTAAATTAAGAACAGTATTTAAAGCTGACGGCACAGTTACAGCAGGTACATCGGCTCCACTTACAGACGGAGCAGGATTTGTTGTATTGATGTCAGGCGATAAAGTAAAAGAATTAGGCGTGAAACCAATTGCTAAATTTGTAGGATTTAAAGCAGTAGGTGTAGACCCTAAATTAATGGGCATAGGACCAGCTTATGCAATACCAGAAGTATTAGAATTAACGAATTTATCAGTAGATGATATCGATTTAGTAGAACTCAATGAAGCATTCGCATCACAAACAGTAGCATCTATAAACGAAGCAGGGTTAGATATTAATAAGACAAACGTTAACGGTGGTGCAATAGCACTCGGACACCCACTCGGTGCAACAGGTGCTATGTTAACAGGCAAACTATTATCAGAAATGAGTAAACGCCCAGACTCCAAATACGGTATGGTAACAATGTGTATCGGCGTCGGAATGGGAGCAGCAGGCATATTTGAATATGTAAGATAA
- a CDS encoding DUF2309 domain-containing protein — protein MYPNKSLLFAAIENGEIKQEYIEERLSVWLSNNNTPLNKDMLREYAESILFNRNNKINLTEQELQQLRKSIENVSLNKQQDDDVILSTRIEQYSGQAYLDKLNAQMIKWSKLYLDDNQSGWAIHKDGKGFFKNWKRLAYLDPALSKAERRKIKMLPSTSIETIKCCLDKLGISEAQVQSYLEIHLLTLPGWAGMMLWKDERLNLLTDYLAIRLALEWTLMSEHAQEQQHTEQDISQVGSWFESGILTLENWFALSQGEREDYIAFAHQFDRITQHKLLLEAWEDTYEAQLQSEIQSHIHHEDDEAPVEAQLAFCIDTRSEPFRRQLEMEGPFETIGIAGFFGLPIEKCELGHQHTHNALPVMNKPQHKIYEYEDAHQSNHYVEKKKSISSIFYTFKKMKQNVLPSLLLPELTGSWLSLQTIARSFMPKRTGDLVNRFNKNLMNKPETKLSIDHAPNRFGDLPIGFTKQDQLTYAREALKLMDLTEDFAPLVVICGHGSHSANNPYAASLDCGACGGSASGFNAKVLATLCNLPEVREGLKSNHIIIPEDTVFVAAEHSTTTDQLEWLYVPELSNQAERALEKLKLALPKAGHEANRLRLEDIPGMEHSNEQSTAKAEQLASDWSEIRPEWGLARNATFVIGKRTLTEQSQLNGRAFLHNYDWTKDHNGEILNTILSGPATVAQWINLQYYASTVAPYYYGSGNKITQTVTSGIGVMQGNGSDLLTGLPWQSVMKADGEYYHAPIRLLVVIQAPNDYISKLLKENAALNTKVKNDWLLLSSIDENGEWHKW, from the coding sequence TTGTATCCGAACAAAAGTTTATTATTTGCTGCAATTGAAAATGGAGAAATTAAACAGGAATATATAGAAGAACGATTATCAGTATGGCTATCGAACAATAATACGCCATTAAATAAAGATATGTTAAGAGAATATGCTGAAAGTATATTGTTTAATAGAAATAACAAGATAAACCTTACTGAACAAGAACTACAACAATTAAGAAAATCAATAGAAAATGTTTCACTAAATAAACAGCAAGATGATGACGTTATATTAAGTACGCGTATAGAACAATATTCTGGACAGGCGTATTTAGATAAGTTGAATGCACAAATGATTAAGTGGAGTAAATTATATCTTGATGATAATCAATCAGGATGGGCAATCCATAAAGATGGTAAAGGATTCTTTAAAAATTGGAAGAGGTTAGCTTATTTGGATCCCGCTTTATCGAAGGCAGAGAGACGTAAAATAAAAATGTTACCCTCAACATCTATTGAAACAATAAAATGCTGTTTAGACAAATTGGGTATATCAGAAGCACAAGTACAATCATATCTTGAAATACACTTGTTAACTTTACCAGGGTGGGCAGGTATGATGCTTTGGAAAGACGAACGTTTAAACTTGCTGACGGATTATTTAGCCATAAGATTGGCTTTGGAATGGACATTGATGAGTGAGCATGCTCAAGAACAACAACATACTGAACAAGACATTTCTCAAGTAGGATCTTGGTTTGAAAGTGGTATCTTAACGTTGGAAAATTGGTTCGCATTATCTCAAGGTGAACGAGAAGATTATATAGCATTTGCGCATCAATTTGATCGCATTACACAACATAAATTATTGCTAGAAGCTTGGGAAGATACGTATGAAGCACAACTCCAAAGTGAAATTCAATCTCATATCCATCATGAAGATGATGAAGCACCTGTCGAGGCACAGCTCGCTTTTTGTATTGATACTCGTTCGGAACCTTTTAGAAGACAATTAGAAATGGAAGGTCCTTTCGAAACAATCGGTATCGCAGGCTTCTTTGGATTACCGATTGAAAAATGTGAACTCGGACATCAACATACACATAATGCTTTACCAGTAATGAATAAACCGCAACATAAGATTTATGAATACGAAGATGCACATCAATCCAATCATTACGTTGAAAAGAAAAAAAGTATTTCGTCAATATTTTATACATTTAAAAAAATGAAACAAAATGTATTACCAAGTCTATTGCTTCCAGAATTAACAGGTTCATGGCTAAGTTTACAAACGATTGCGAGAAGCTTTATGCCTAAACGTACGGGAGATTTGGTCAATAGATTTAATAAAAATCTTATGAATAAACCGGAAACGAAACTTTCTATAGATCATGCGCCGAATCGGTTTGGTGATTTACCTATTGGGTTTACGAAACAAGATCAGCTTACTTACGCACGAGAAGCATTGAAATTAATGGATTTAACGGAAGATTTTGCGCCGTTAGTGGTCATATGCGGACACGGTAGTCATAGTGCAAACAATCCTTATGCAGCTTCATTAGATTGTGGCGCGTGTGGTGGTTCAGCGAGTGGCTTTAATGCGAAAGTATTAGCGACTTTATGTAATTTGCCTGAAGTTAGAGAAGGTCTCAAAAGCAATCACATTATAATTCCGGAAGATACAGTATTTGTTGCAGCCGAACATAGCACGACAACTGATCAATTAGAATGGCTATATGTGCCAGAACTTTCAAATCAGGCTGAGCGCGCTTTAGAAAAATTAAAACTAGCGTTACCTAAAGCTGGACATGAAGCAAATCGTTTAAGACTTGAAGATATTCCAGGTATGGAACATTCAAACGAACAATCCACAGCTAAAGCAGAACAGTTGGCAAGTGATTGGAGTGAAATCCGACCAGAATGGGGCTTAGCTAGAAATGCAACATTTGTTATTGGTAAGAGAACATTAACAGAGCAATCTCAATTAAATGGTCGCGCATTCTTGCATAATTATGACTGGACGAAAGATCATAATGGTGAAATTTTAAATACGATTTTAAGTGGCCCGGCGACAGTTGCTCAATGGATTAACTTACAATATTATGCTTCAACAGTTGCACCTTACTATTACGGAAGCGGCAATAAAATCACACAAACGGTGACGAGTGGCATTGGTGTTATGCAAGGAAACGGTAGTGATTTACTGACAGGTCTTCCTTGGCAATCAGTCATGAAAGCAGATGGAGAATATTATCATGCACCGATTCGATTATTAGTTGTGATACAAGCGCCGAATGATTACATTAGTAAACTACTTAAAGAAAATGCTGCGCTTAACACGAAAGTTAAGAATGACTGGTTATTGCTATCAAGTATAGATGAAAATGGTGAATGGCATAAATGGTAA
- a CDS encoding NADH dehydrogenase subunit 5, translating into MICLVQIFGFTSFWHLDKLSWLLVLFILSIGLIIQRFSVRYLDGDAQYRKYFSLFTFLTVFASVAWLSNDLRLMAILWGLTLFCLTRLIGLNKHWHITKRLAKSTRMIFIVSWIALVIAILLTYNVTGEWQQSTIFSESHLDQFDSWQGVVIQLMLVISVIIPAAQWPFHRWLIESVAAPTPVSAIMHAGIVNVGGVILTRFAPIFANEWIIGLLIIIATISVLMGAGISLVHVDYKRQLVGSTIGQMGFMLIQCALGVYSAAIVHLMLHGLFKATLFFTFWFCCKNF; encoded by the coding sequence TTGATTTGTTTAGTTCAAATATTTGGGTTCACATCATTTTGGCATTTAGATAAATTGTCATGGTTGCTCGTACTTTTTATTTTGAGTATTGGTCTTATTATACAAAGATTTTCGGTACGCTATTTAGATGGAGATGCACAGTATCGAAAATATTTTTCATTATTTACATTTCTGACGGTGTTTGCTTCAGTTGCTTGGTTAAGTAATGATTTAAGATTAATGGCGATATTATGGGGGTTAACGTTATTTTGTTTAACGCGTTTAATCGGTTTAAACAAACATTGGCACATTACGAAACGTTTAGCGAAAAGTACTAGAATGATCTTTATTGTTAGTTGGATCGCTTTAGTAATCGCGATTTTGCTGACATACAATGTAACGGGTGAATGGCAACAGTCTACTATATTCAGTGAAAGCCATCTTGACCAATTTGATTCGTGGCAAGGTGTGGTTATTCAGTTGATGTTAGTGATATCGGTCATCATTCCAGCAGCTCAGTGGCCATTTCATAGATGGTTAATAGAATCTGTAGCGGCGCCAACACCAGTTTCAGCGATTATGCATGCCGGTATTGTCAATGTTGGTGGCGTCATTTTAACGAGATTTGCACCGATTTTTGCAAATGAATGGATAATTGGGTTACTTATCATTATCGCAACGATTTCAGTATTGATGGGAGCGGGCATTAGTTTAGTACATGTGGATTATAAAAGGCAGTTAGTAGGTTCAACGATTGGACAAATGGGCTTTATGCTTATCCAATGTGCTTTAGGTGTTTATTCAGCAGCTATCGTTCATCTGATGTTACATGGATTATTTAAAGCGACATTATTTTTTACGTTCTGGTTCTGCTGTAAGAACTTTTGA
- a CDS encoding transposase: protein MRKKYEFKFKLKLVKEYLEGHQSYRTIALKYGISSWSVLRIWVNQYKEFGEEGLEIKSRNTVYTSEFKLSVLKFRQENMLSYQDTANHFRIINPIIIANWQHQFDEKCRLDIDNKQKGRSHTMTKKRSKSDNKNLPLNENEREELERLRNENETLKAGIAYQKKLQALTDIYGSKNQK from the coding sequence ATGAGGAAAAAATATGAATTTAAATTCAAACTAAAACTTGTAAAAGAATATTTAGAAGGACATCAAAGTTATAGAACAATTGCTTTAAAATATGGTATTTCAAGTTGGTCTGTCCTTCGGATTTGGGTCAATCAATATAAAGAGTTTGGAGAAGAAGGTTTAGAAATAAAAAGTAGAAATACTGTTTATACTAGCGAATTTAAATTATCTGTTTTAAAATTTAGACAAGAAAATATGTTGTCTTATCAAGATACTGCGAATCACTTTAGAATTATTAATCCTATTATCATTGCCAATTGGCAACATCAATTTGATGAAAAGTGTCGTCTTGATATAGATAATAAACAAAAGGGACGATCTCACACTATGACTAAAAAACGATCTAAATCAGATAATAAAAATTTACCTTTAAATGAAAATGAACGTGAAGAACTTGAAAGACTTAGAAATGAAAATGAGACGTTAAAGGCAGGTATAGCTTATCAAAAAAAGTTACAAGCCTTGACCGACATTTACGGAAGCAAAAATCAGAAATAG
- the fadB gene encoding 3-hydroxyacyl-CoA dehydrogenase/crotonase FadB: MTISKATVLGAGTMGSQIAALLVNAGLKVKLLDIVIDEKDPNKISKKAYDVITDAKRPLLFDLEFASNLSYGNFQDDLTGEDDADIYIEAVKEELDIKHQVWKQVTQVAKDNAIFATNTSGIPIEAISKAFSDQDKERFLGLHFFNPPRIMKLVEVIPNRNTSDAIVERTQVFAEEVLGKGVVVANDVPGFVANRVGTQTMNDIMYRGEEQGFSIIEVDALTGRAIGRPSTGTYGLSDLVGLDIAVTVTRGLQQVPEEQPYFKDTKVADTLVKNGSLGRKTKQGFYKKDKKTRLVYDIESDSYVQPEPPKFEILTKFSKDLKSNLDVIFNAEDDAGKFLWETLRNNFYYSAINVPKAASDFKDVDRALVWGFNWKKGPFQLWDLMGFDRVKDRMKQELGELPEWIEQQSGGFYKESESIERVTPTSAFIDREVWNREDSNLSVANKDQLLLKIQSKNNIISDGFASDLIESIDLLEQEDYTSMVIYADGNNFSVGANLFLMKQAHESQKVDELVGPAIDKLHESFGRMKYSLKPIVTAVHGRALGGGCEVVLHSPFIVAASETYIGLVETGVGLLPSGGGLAEFADRVLRTNHKNDDKQASITKVLMNVGLAKVSTNAYEAKKYGYLRDIDTIIFNKERRVEVALNKARYESEENYIPKPKAQYPALGRDFKALAQAELDAQRIGHFISDYDYEITLKVAHILAGGDLPRNTYINQRYIQKLEREGFLSLLKNEKTYDRITHMLEKGKPLRN; encoded by the coding sequence GGTAATTTCCAAGATGATTTAACAGGTGAAGATGATGCGGATATTTATATTGAAGCGGTTAAAGAAGAATTAGATATTAAACATCAAGTATGGAAACAAGTTACTCAAGTTGCGAAAGATAATGCGATATTCGCAACGAATACTTCAGGTATTCCAATTGAAGCAATATCTAAAGCATTTAGTGATCAAGATAAAGAAAGATTTTTAGGATTACATTTCTTTAATCCACCTCGCATTATGAAACTTGTAGAGGTCATTCCGAATCGTAATACGTCAGATGCAATCGTTGAAAGAACACAAGTATTTGCTGAAGAAGTACTTGGTAAAGGCGTTGTCGTTGCGAATGACGTACCTGGATTTGTAGCGAACAGAGTCGGTACACAAACGATGAATGACATTATGTATCGCGGAGAAGAACAAGGATTTTCAATTATTGAAGTAGATGCTTTAACGGGTAGAGCAATTGGAAGACCGAGTACCGGAACATACGGTTTATCTGACTTAGTTGGTTTAGATATAGCCGTTACTGTTACGAGAGGGCTCCAACAAGTGCCTGAAGAGCAACCATATTTCAAAGATACTAAAGTTGCCGATACACTTGTGAAAAATGGCTCGTTAGGTAGAAAAACGAAACAAGGTTTCTATAAAAAAGATAAAAAGACAAGACTTGTTTACGATATAGAAAGTGATTCGTACGTACAACCTGAGCCACCTAAATTCGAAATTCTTACTAAATTTAGTAAAGACTTAAAATCCAATTTAGATGTCATTTTTAATGCTGAAGATGATGCAGGTAAATTCTTATGGGAAACATTAAGAAATAATTTCTATTATTCAGCGATTAATGTCCCTAAAGCTGCATCTGACTTTAAAGATGTAGACCGTGCGCTTGTATGGGGATTTAACTGGAAAAAAGGACCATTCCAACTTTGGGACTTAATGGGCTTTGACCGTGTTAAAGATAGAATGAAACAAGAACTCGGTGAATTACCTGAATGGATTGAACAACAAAGCGGTGGCTTCTATAAAGAAAGCGAATCAATAGAGCGTGTCACACCGACATCAGCTTTCATTGACCGTGAAGTTTGGAATAGAGAAGATTCTAATTTATCAGTAGCAAACAAAGATCAATTATTACTTAAAATTCAAAGTAAAAATAATATTATATCTGATGGCTTTGCGAGCGACTTAATCGAATCGATTGATTTATTAGAACAAGAAGATTATACAAGCATGGTTATATATGCAGATGGCAATAATTTCAGTGTCGGTGCAAACTTGTTCTTAATGAAACAAGCACATGAAAGTCAGAAAGTAGATGAATTAGTAGGTCCAGCAATTGATAAATTACATGAAAGTTTCGGTAGAATGAAATATTCACTTAAACCTATCGTAACTGCAGTTCATGGTAGAGCTTTAGGTGGCGGTTGTGAAGTTGTCTTACATTCACCATTTATCGTTGCAGCGAGTGAAACATACATTGGACTAGTTGAAACTGGTGTAGGTCTATTACCTTCTGGTGGTGGATTAGCAGAGTTTGCAGATAGAGTGCTTAGAACAAATCATAAAAATGATGACAAACAAGCATCGATTACGAAAGTATTAATGAATGTAGGCTTAGCTAAAGTATCTACAAATGCATACGAAGCTAAGAAATATGGTTATTTAAGAGATATCGATACAATTATTTTCAACAAAGAAAGACGTGTTGAAGTTGCTTTAAATAAAGCGAGATATGAATCTGAAGAAAACTATATTCCTAAACCTAAAGCTCAATATCCAGCGCTAGGCAGAGATTTTAAAGCTTTAGCACAAGCTGAACTAGATGCGCAAAGAATTGGTCACTTCATTAGTGATTATGATTACGAAATTACTTTAAAAGTTGCACATATACTTGCAGGTGGAGATTTACCTCGTAATACGTATATTAATCAACGATATATTCAAAAGCTTGAACGAGAAGGCTTTTTATCTCTACTCAAAAATGAAAAAACATATGATCGTATTACGCATATGTTAGAAAAAGGTAAACCATTACGTAACTAA